A single window of Streptomyces xanthii DNA harbors:
- a CDS encoding efflux RND transporter permease subunit: MSWLSRFSLAQRALIGLMSVIAIVFGAIAIPQLKQQLLPSIELPMVSVLAPYQGASPDVVEKQVVEPLENSIDAVDGVTGITATASEGNAVLMAQFDFGNGSKQIVADIQQAVNRARAQLPDDVDPQVIAGSTDDIPTVVLAVTSDKDQQALADQLDKTVVPALKDIDGVSQVTVDGVRDLQVNVTPDDRKMAAAGVSVMTLGQSLRSGGATLPAGSFDESGKNRTVQVGGGFTSLRQIEDLMITGQGVKKPVRLGDIATVKQEPSTADSLTRTDGRPSLAVMVTMDQDGSAVAISNAVEDKLPGLRQDLGAGAKLTVVSDQGPAVSKSISGLTTEGALGLLFAVIVILVFLASLRSTLVTAVSIPLSVVLALIVLWTRDLSLNMLTLGALTIAIGRVVDDSIVVLENIKRHLGYGEERKEAILTAVREVAGAVTSSTLTTVAVFLPIGLVGGMVGELFGSFSLTVTAALLASLLVSLTVVPVLSYWFLRAPKAIQGVDPEEARRKAEEKEARSRLQRIYVPVLRFATRRRLTSVALAIVVLVGTFGMAPLLKTNFFDQGEQEVLSIKQELKPGTSLAATDASARKIEKALQGIDAVKDYQVTVGSSGFMAAFGGGTDTNQAAYQVTLKDKASYEDTQDRIERELGKLSGIGTTTIAAGDGFGSQDLSVVVKAADAEVLDKASEQVRESVASLDDVTDVTSDLSQSVPRISVKANSKAAAAGFDDTTLGAAVAQAVRGTTSGKAILDDTERDVVVKSAKPATTMAELKKLPMGPRGLTLGDIATVKLVDGPVSMTRIDGARAATITAKPTGDNTGAVSADLQSKLAKLDLPAGATATIGGVTSDQDDAFKNLGLAMLAAIAIVFLLLVATFRSLAQPLILLVSIPFAATGAIGLLVATGTPMGVPAMIGMLMLIGIVVTNAIVLIDLINQYRAQGLGVVEAVVEGGRHRLRPILMTALATIFALLPMALGVTGEGGFIAQPLAVVVIGGLITSTLLTLLLVPTLYAMLELRKERRAKKRAAKKGAALPEQATPESESDPEPAKA; this comes from the coding sequence ATGTCCTGGCTGTCGAGATTCAGCCTCGCCCAACGCGCCCTGATCGGCCTGATGTCCGTCATCGCGATCGTCTTCGGCGCGATCGCGATCCCCCAGCTCAAGCAGCAGCTGCTGCCCTCCATCGAACTGCCCATGGTCTCCGTCCTGGCCCCCTACCAGGGCGCGTCCCCGGACGTGGTCGAGAAGCAGGTCGTGGAGCCGCTGGAGAACTCCATCGACGCCGTCGACGGCGTCACCGGCATCACCGCGACGGCCTCCGAGGGCAACGCGGTCCTGATGGCCCAGTTCGACTTCGGCAACGGCTCCAAGCAGATCGTCGCCGACATCCAGCAGGCCGTGAACAGGGCCCGCGCCCAACTGCCCGACGACGTCGACCCGCAGGTGATCGCCGGCTCCACCGACGACATCCCGACCGTCGTCCTCGCCGTCACCTCCGACAAGGACCAGCAGGCGCTCGCCGACCAGCTCGACAAGACCGTCGTGCCGGCCCTCAAGGACATCGACGGCGTCTCCCAGGTCACCGTCGACGGCGTCCGCGACCTCCAGGTGAACGTCACGCCGGACGACCGCAAGATGGCCGCGGCCGGTGTCTCCGTCATGACGCTCGGCCAGTCCCTGCGCTCCGGCGGCGCCACGCTGCCCGCGGGCTCCTTCGACGAGAGCGGCAAGAACCGCACGGTCCAGGTCGGCGGCGGGTTCACCTCGCTGCGGCAGATCGAGGACCTGATGATCACCGGCCAGGGCGTCAAGAAGCCCGTACGCCTCGGGGACATCGCCACCGTGAAGCAGGAGCCGTCCACGGCCGACTCGCTCACCCGCACCGACGGCCGGCCCAGCCTCGCCGTCATGGTCACCATGGACCAGGACGGCTCCGCGGTCGCCATCTCGAACGCGGTCGAGGACAAGCTGCCCGGCCTGCGTCAGGACCTCGGCGCCGGTGCGAAGCTCACCGTCGTCAGCGACCAGGGCCCCGCCGTCTCCAAGTCCATCTCCGGACTGACCACGGAGGGCGCGCTCGGCCTGCTCTTCGCCGTCATCGTCATCCTGGTCTTCCTCGCGTCGCTGCGCTCCACCCTCGTCACCGCGGTCTCCATCCCGCTGTCGGTGGTCCTCGCGCTGATCGTCCTGTGGACCCGCGACCTCTCGCTCAACATGCTCACGCTCGGCGCGCTGACCATCGCGATCGGCCGAGTCGTCGACGACTCGATCGTCGTCCTGGAGAACATCAAGCGGCACCTCGGCTACGGCGAGGAGCGCAAGGAGGCCATCCTCACCGCGGTCCGCGAGGTCGCCGGAGCGGTCACCTCGTCGACGCTCACCACGGTCGCCGTGTTCCTGCCGATCGGTCTGGTCGGCGGCATGGTCGGCGAGCTGTTCGGCTCGTTCTCCCTGACGGTGACGGCGGCGCTGCTCGCGTCCCTCCTCGTCTCCCTGACCGTCGTGCCGGTGCTCTCCTACTGGTTCCTGCGCGCCCCGAAGGCGATCCAGGGCGTCGACCCGGAGGAGGCCCGCCGCAAGGCCGAGGAGAAGGAGGCCCGCTCCCGGCTCCAGCGGATCTACGTGCCGGTGCTGCGCTTCGCGACCCGTCGCCGCCTCACCAGCGTGGCCCTCGCGATCGTCGTCCTCGTCGGCACCTTCGGCATGGCCCCGCTCCTGAAGACGAACTTCTTCGACCAGGGCGAGCAGGAAGTCCTGTCCATCAAGCAGGAGTTGAAGCCCGGCACCAGCCTCGCCGCGACCGACGCCTCCGCGCGGAAGATCGAGAAGGCGCTCCAGGGAATCGACGCCGTCAAGGACTACCAGGTCACCGTCGGCTCCTCGGGGTTCATGGCGGCCTTCGGCGGCGGCACCGACACCAACCAGGCCGCGTACCAGGTCACCCTGAAGGACAAGGCCTCCTACGAGGACACGCAGGACCGCATCGAGCGCGAGCTCGGCAAGCTGTCCGGCATCGGTACGACGACCATCGCGGCCGGTGACGGCTTCGGCAGCCAGGACCTCAGCGTGGTAGTGAAGGCCGCCGACGCGGAGGTCCTCGACAAGGCGTCCGAGCAGGTCCGCGAGTCCGTCGCCTCCCTCGACGACGTCACCGACGTGACCAGCGACCTGTCGCAGTCCGTCCCGCGCATCTCGGTCAAGGCCAACTCCAAGGCCGCCGCGGCCGGGTTCGACGACACGACGCTCGGCGCGGCCGTCGCCCAGGCGGTGCGCGGCACCACCAGCGGCAAGGCGATCCTCGACGACACCGAGCGCGACGTCGTCGTGAAGTCGGCGAAGCCGGCCACGACCATGGCCGAGCTCAAGAAGCTGCCGATGGGTCCGCGCGGTCTGACCCTCGGCGACATCGCCACGGTGAAGCTCGTCGACGGCCCGGTCTCCATGACCCGCATCGACGGCGCCCGCGCCGCCACGATCACGGCCAAGCCGACCGGGGACAACACCGGCGCGGTCTCCGCCGACCTCCAGTCGAAGCTCGCGAAGCTGGACCTGCCGGCCGGCGCCACCGCCACCATCGGCGGTGTCACCTCCGACCAGGACGACGCGTTCAAGAACCTGGGCCTGGCGATGCTCGCGGCGATCGCGATCGTCTTCCTGCTCCTGGTCGCGACGTTCCGCTCGCTGGCCCAGCCGCTGATCCTGCTGGTCTCCATCCCGTTCGCGGCCACGGGCGCGATCGGCCTGCTCGTCGCGACCGGCACCCCCATGGGCGTCCCGGCGATGATCGGCATGCTGATGCTCATCGGCATCGTCGTGACGAACGCGATCGTGCTGATCGACCTCATCAACCAGTACCGGGCACAGGGCCTGGGCGTCGTCGAGGCGGTCGTCGAGGGCGGCCGGCACCGGCTCCGCCCGATCCTGATGACGGCCCTGGCCACGATCTTCGCCCTGCTCCCGATGGCGCTCGGCGTCACCGGCGAGGGCGGCTTCATCGCGCAGCCGCTGGCGGTGGTCGTGATCGGCGGCCTCATCACGTCGACCCTGCTGACCCTGCTCCTCGTCCCGACGCTCTACGCGATGCTGGAGCTCCGCAAGGAGCGGCGGGCCAAGAAGCGGGCCGCGAAGAAGGGGGCCGCCCTGCCGGAGCAGGCGACCCCCGAATCCGAGTCAGACCCGGAGCCTGCGAAGGCCTGA